Proteins from a single region of Aquirhabdus parva:
- a CDS encoding response regulator, which produces MRILLVEDDAMIADALLVALRDASYAVDHVMDGQLAHAALRSETYQMILLDLGLPLQDGLTLLKNWRANSGETPVIIMTARDDVQSRIQGLDLGADDYVVKPFEVPELLARIRAVTRRQSGSAQPLLSNGKLTLNPANHEASYRDATDPPQTARLSGREYALLHALLSRKGTILSRSDLETSVYGWGEEVESNAIEFVIHNVRKKLGPKSITNVRGVGWMVEKHA; this is translated from the coding sequence ATGAGAATATTACTGGTTGAAGACGATGCCATGATTGCAGATGCGCTGCTCGTTGCACTGCGCGACGCCAGCTATGCCGTCGATCATGTGATGGACGGTCAGTTAGCTCATGCCGCACTGCGCAGTGAAACCTATCAGATGATTCTGCTTGACTTAGGTCTGCCCCTGCAAGATGGTCTGACGCTGCTGAAGAATTGGCGTGCGAATAGTGGTGAAACACCTGTCATTATAATGACCGCACGCGATGATGTGCAATCGCGCATTCAGGGTCTGGACTTGGGTGCGGATGATTATGTCGTCAAACCTTTTGAAGTCCCAGAGCTGTTGGCACGGATTCGGGCGGTGACCCGACGTCAAAGCGGGTCGGCACAACCCCTGCTCAGTAATGGCAAACTGACCTTAAATCCTGCCAATCACGAAGCATCTTATCGAGACGCGACTGACCCGCCTCAGACGGCTAGGCTTTCGGGGCGAGAATACGCTCTATTGCATGCGCTGCTATCCCGCAAAGGAACTATTCTTTCTCGCAGTGATCTGGAGACCTCGGTCTACGGCTGGGGAGAAGAAGTAGAAAGTAATGCCATAGAATTTGTGATTCACAATGTCCGCAAAAAACTGGGACCCAAATCCATCACCAATGTGCGCGGTGTCGGCTGGATGGTGGAGAAACACGCATGA